The window AACCGACGTCGAATCCCCCGCAAGGACACAGAAATGAAGAAGCGGTTCGCACTCCTTCTCGTCGCCCTTTCGGTCTGTCTGCTGCCCGTGGCGGCGCAGGCGCAACGGCAAAGCCCGCTGGCCGACGCGCCGGCCATTCGCAAACGGCTCGAACTGCGGGCTATCCGCCTGGAGTTCGGCGGCGGTGGCGGCACCACGTTGAATCAGGATTTCTACCACTCCGTGTTCGTGAACCTGAAGCTGGGGTTTCACTTCACCGATTGGTTGTCCCTGTCGGCGTTCGGTGGCTTCGTGGTCTCCAACATGGAGACCGGCTTTCAAAGCCAGCTCGTGGACAGTTTGAAGACCCCGGATCCGACGCGCCCAGCGCCCACGCCGGCCGATGCAAAAGCGTCGATGTCGAAGATTAAACAGATCCTGGCCGCCCAGCTTGAATTCGCGCCCTTCACCGGCAAGTACTCGCTGTTCGGCAAGCTGTTCGCGCACTATGACTTCTATCTCTTCGGTGGACCCGGCTTCCTGAACCTTGAGCCGACCGATTCCTCCGTACCGGCCTGTTCGTCGACCAATACCGGTCAGTCGTGCGGCGTGACCGGTTACAAGCTGGGCGCCAACTTTGGCGTCGGCGTTCACAGCTACCTCAACCAGTTCCTCGCCTTGAACCTCGAGCTTCGCGACATCATGGCGTCAATCAACCCGGCCGGCCGTGACACCAACGGCGATCAGAAAGCCAACGCCAGCGACTCTACCTGGCAGTCGACGTACATGGTCAGCCTGAACATCGTGCTTTACCTGCCGGCCACCGCCGACATCTCGCCGTAGCGGCTGCTCTCATGGTGGCGGGCAGGACGGCGCCGGCTGCGCGTCTTGCAGCAATAGACAACTGGTTGGGCTCTGCTCGCCGTTGCCGCCTTCGGCGGAAATGTCGATGCGATCGCCGGCGGTCCCGTCGAACGTCTGCGATCGGAACGAACCGTCGCTGGCGGCCTGCGTGATGACGCCGCTGCTGGTCGTCAGGTTGAACACGAATACCCGGGCCGCCGCAGGGACACTGCCCGCTTCGCCGATCGCAGCCCACACCGTCTTTTGTCCTCCGTTGCCGTCCGAACCCAGCGACGACATGAACCCGGTCTGGGATGGGGGCGGCACCGGTATGAACGGCGCATTGCACGACCACACCGCGCCCCAGACCACCATTGCCAGGGTGAGGCGAAGCAGTCGTGTGCGCAGGCTGGTCATTCGATCGGTCCTTCCCTGGTCAAGTGCTGCAACCGGTGGACCCAACAAAAATAGCTGAATCGCGCCGCTTTTGCCGTCCGAGGTGGCAACCTGATTGGCGGACGAAACAACCTGGTTGAGGGCTGGCCTGGCATTTCCATTCACACCAGCCGGTATCGTTTGAGCTTCTTTTGCAGCCCAAACCGGGAGAGGCCCAGGACCACCGCCGCCTTGGTCTGGTTGTTTCCGCAGCGGGCCAGCGCCTCACGCACCAACGATCGCTCCAGCCGCTCGACCCGCCGCCGCAGGTGCAGGCTGTCGGGATCGTCGCTGAGGACGGCGCCGGCGTCGGTGTTGGTGGCGATGGCCGGCGACAGATCGCTGGTGGTCACGCGCTCGCCCGACAGCGCCACCGCGCGCACGATCTCGTTTTCCAGCTCGCGCACGTTGCCGGGCCAGCGATAGGCGATCAACCGTGTCAGCGCCGCCGGGTCCAGCGGCTTACGTGCACCGCCCGATGGCCGCGCCAGGAAGTGCTCGATGATCAGCGGAATGTCCTCGCGCCGCTCGCGCAGCGGCGGCAGGAAGATGCGCGCCACATTCAGTCGGAAAAATAGATCCTGGCGAAATTTTCCTTCGTCCACCAGACGCGTCAGATCGCGGTTGGTCGCCGCCACGATGCGCACGTCCACCTTGCGCGTGCGCTCTCCGCCGACGCGCCGGAATTCGCCCTCCTGCAGGACGCGCAGCAGCTTGCCTTGCATACCCGGCGACATCTCGGCCACCTCGTCCAGGAACAACGTCCCGCCGTCGGCGATCTCGAACAGGCCGCGCGTGTCGTGCTCGGCGCCGGTGAAAGCGCCCCGCACGTACCCAAACAGCGTTGATTCCAGCAGGGTCTCGGGAATAGCCGCGCAGTTCTCCGAGACGAACGGGCGTTCGCGGCGCGGGCCGTTGAAGTGGATGGCGCGCGCAACCAGCTCTTTGCCGGTGCCACTTTCGCCTTGGATCACCACCGGCAGCGCCGTGTCGGTCACGCGATCAAGCAAGCGAAACAGCTCCAGCATGCGCGGGGTCCGCCCGACGATGTTGCGGTAGTCATAGCGAACCGCCAGCGCCTCGCGGTTTTCGCGCAGCTCCTGCTTCATCCCGGACAGCTCTTCGCGCCGCGCCGACAGCTCGACCTCCAGCCGGCGGTTGAGGGCCTCGACCTGGCGCTCGCGACGGCGCAGCTCGGACAGCAGCCGCGCGTTCTCGATGGCGATGGCCGCCTGCTCGGCAAAGTCCAGGACCAGAGCGACGTCGTCATCGGCGAAGGCGCCCTTGCGCAGGCGGTGATCGACGTAAATCGTCCCCGCCGACTTTCCCTTGATCAAAAGCGGCACCGCCAGCACGGAGCGCAGATGCAGATCCGACACCGACAGTGCCTGCTTGAACCGTTCGTCGCCGGTCGCGTCGACGGTGACGATGGGCGCTTGCCCGTCGGCCGCCCGACGCGCGATCGAGCGCGACAGCTCGAACTCGGCCGCCTCCAGCGTGCGCTGATCGATGTTGCGCGCGGCGCGCACCGCCAGCTCACCGGCCTCGTCTTCCAGGAGGATGAAACCGCGCTCAGCGTCGGTCAGTTCGATGACGCAGTCGATGATGGTCTCCAGCAAACGTGACAGCCGCAGCTCGCTGTTGAGGCGCTTGTTGACGCGCAGAAGGCGCCGCAAGCGATCCTCGCTGCGGGCCGCCCGCAGCGCCAGCGCCGCGTCGCCGGCGTTCGCCCCACCACCGGCCGGGCCGGCCAGCCAGAGCGCGTCTGGATCGGCGTCCAGTCCTGATTGATGGGCATCGGGCGTTGCCATGCGGACCTCCTGAAAAATACCGCGGGCGTTTATTAGGGCTCGTCGCGCCTGATCCTCGTCGCCGGCGCGATGAAACAGCCGCGCCCCCAGCAGCATTGCGCGCCAGGCCAGCGGCAGGCGGGTCTGGTGCTGTGCTTGCTGCGCCAGCGCAACCAAACGCGCGCCGACCAGCGACGGGCGATTGATTTCGCCGTCGGCCGTCCCGCCGGCCAGCAGCAGGCGCGCCGTGGCTTGTTCGTGCTCGACATCGGGCGCCACCGCGGCAGCGCCAGCGCTGGCAGCGGGACCGTCTTGTACCTCCGCCAGTAAGGCGCGCCCATCTTCCAGACGACCGGCGACGGCCCACGCCTCGACCAGCGCCAGCGCGACCTGGCGCGCGGCGTGCGCTTGGCCCGCGTCGACCAGGTGGCGACGAGCAGACTGATACGCTGCCACCGCCGCCGCGCTGTCGCCCTGCCGTCGCTGCAGATCGCCCTCGACGAAACGCGCGTACCCCAGCATTGCGCCGCCACCGCGGGCGCTCGCTTCGTCCAGCGCGCGCGTCACCGCCCGACGGGCTGCGCCGAGATCTCCCAGGACCACCAGCAAGTTGGCGGCGTTCAGCAGCGCCGTGCCCAGCTCGGCCGTGGACCCGAGACGCGCCAGCAAGCGAATGGCGCGCTCGCTGGCCGCCAGCGCGCCGGCGTACCGTCCTTGCTCGGCCAGCACAGCGGCCAGGTTCAGGACCACCGCCGCTTCAGTGTGGACGTCGTTGCTGGCCGCGCACAGGGTCCGCGCGCGTTCATAACCGGCCGCCGCTTCGGCCAAACAGCCGCCGAGCTGATCCAGCAAGCCGCCGACGTAATCCGCCCGGCTGGAGGGGCCGCCGGCGCCGGTGCGCGCCACTTTTGCGGCCCAGCGCCGATGCAACGCTCGCGCCTCAATCAGGTCGCCGGCGTAGGCGCGCGCCAGCACCGCCGTTTCCAGCGCCGCCCCGTCGTCACGGTCTTTACCGTCGGCGTCGCGAGCGAGAAGCGGCGCCAGGACCAGCGTCGCCTCACCGTAACGCCCGGCGCTGACCAACAGCCGACCGAGACGCGTCCGCAAGCGATCGCTGGTCACGGCGGCGGACGGCGATGCTGGCTCCGCCGCCGCCGCCAGCGTCGATTGCAAAGTGGCGATCGCGTCGCCCATCCGCCCTTGGCGGCCTTGCAGCCAGGCGCGCCGCTCGCCCACCCGCCGCTGCTCGTCGGCGCTGGCGACGCTCCCAGCCGCAGCGTCGAGCGCGCTCTCCGCAGCGCCGTAACGACCCAACGCCCCGAGTCCCGTCACCAGGGTCAGCCGATCGTCAAGCGTCAGACAGTGGGCTTGATGATCCGCGGCCCGCTGCAACCAACCAGCCGCCCGGGCAAAGTCGCCAACGGCCGCCGCCGCTTGCGCGGCCGCCCGATAAACCGCGGCCGCAGCCGCGCCTTCGCCAACGGCGGCGTGCGCGGCCGCGCGGCGCGGGTCATCGATTGGCAGTCGCCTGGTGGCGGCCAGAGCGACGCCGCGCAGATCGTTGTCGCCGAGGGCGTCCAGCACCGCTTGCTCGTGAACCGCGCTGGCCAAACGCGGCCCCTCGCCCTCGCCTTCGAGCACCCAGCCCGCCCGACGAGCCGCATGAGCGGCGTCTTCCTGGGCGTCGGCGGCCAAGTCCTTCAGTTCGACCCCGGCGCCGGCGCTCTGCAAGGAGACGGCGGCCAACCACTGGCGCGGGCCCGAGGGCAACCCACGAAACGCGGCGGCCAGCAGCCTCGGCAGGTCGGGGGTCGACTCGACCCGATGTTCGGCGCCGCGGCCCCGACGGAGGTCCTCGACCAGGGGGCGGGCGAGGACCGCCACCGTCGCCGCGTGGCCGGCCGAGACACGCACCAGCGCTTTTAGTGCCGCCGCGGGCGCAGCCGCACCGGCGGCGGCCGACACCAACTCGGCGATGGCCGTCGCCGACAAGGGCCCCACGGTCACGGCGCGCGCGGACGGCAGCGCCAGAGCTTCGGTGGTGGGCAGCAGCAGCAGCACGTTGCCCGATGGTTCAGCGGACGCCAGCGCGCGCGCCCATGCGACGTCATCGGGTCCGCCGCGAAGGACCAAGCACAACGGAGCAGCGGCCGCTTTCTTCTCCAGCGCTTCGGCCAGGGCGGCGAATCGTTCCGCCGGAGCGTCGATGTCTTCCCCCGCGGACAGCGCGACGCCCAGATCTTTTTGCAGGGCCGGCAGGTCGGTTCGCCACACGAAAAACGGAGGAAGCAAGCCGGCCGCGCGCGCCACCGCCGCCTCGGCCAACGCGAGATCGATCACCGTGCGCCGGCCGCTGCCGGGCGGCCCCACGACGGCCAGCACGGCGCACGGCGCGCTGCCTTCACTCAGGCGCTCGACCAGCAAGCGGATGACCTCCGGCTCGTGCGCGCGTCCGACCACGATGCCCGCCAGGGGATCGCCGTCCGGAAACGGCGCCTGCAGATCGACGGCGATGGACACGGTCTCCCCTTCGCCGGCGCGGATGATGTCGCGCAGAACGTCGCGGGCGCTCGGGTGGCGGTGGCGCGGCTGCTGCGCCAGCAAACGAGCCAGCAGAGCGTCCCATTCGGCCGGCAATCCCGCGCGAACCTTCGAAAGCAACGGCGCGCGCGTCGAGAGCATGCGCTGGACGGCTTGCAACCCCAGGCCGAACGGCGGTGCGCCCGTCCACGCTTCGAACAGCGTGGCGCCCAGCCCGAAGAGGTCCGATGCCGGCGAAACCTGTCCAATCAGCGCCTCGGGCGCGGCATAGCCCAAGGTGCCGCGCGCGGCGCTGGCGGTGAACGCGGCACCACCCGTCGGTGCGGCCGGCAGCGCTAAATCGAAGTCGAGCAACACCGGCTGGCCGTCCGGCCGCAGCCGCACGTTGGCCGGACAGATGTCGGCATGCACCAGCGCACGGGCGTGCAGATAGGCGACAGCATCAGCCAGAGCCCGTGCTGCGCTTTCGAACGCCCGCCGTCGCGCCGATTCGTCGGTCAGCGCCGAGATCGAAGACAGCGGTGGCCCGTTCACCAGGTCCATCACCAGAAAAACCCGACCGCCAGTGGTGACGCCGACGTCGTGGACTTTCACCAGGCCGGGATGGTCCAAGCTGCGCAGGCGACGAAAGGTCTCGCCGGCGCGGCCGCCGGCATTTGCCTCGTCGAACACCTTCACCGCGCAGGGCGCGCCAATCGTTTCGTCGATCGCGCGGAAGGTCTCCCCGGCAGCGCCGCGGCCCATGCGTTCGCCCAGTTGATAACGGCCAACAAGGCGTTCACCGGGCGCGGGCGTCCCGCTTACCGCCATCTCCACTGTGCCAACAGGATTGGCGACCGCCATCGTCCCTATATCATTGTATTTCCGTGATTTTTGTCAATCTACGATGAAGGTTGGCGGACTAGTGGCCGGCATCCAAGCGGCGTAGCAGCCGCTCGTGGGCCTGGGCGGCCTGGCCGCGGATCTCGTCGTCGTCGTGGGTGGCAGCGACAAAGGACAGATAATCCAGCGCTTCCTCGCCACCCAGCAGCGAGAGGGCCTCGATGATCTTTCGCATCTCGCGGCGGTCGCGCAACGAGCGTGATTTGGTCAATACCGAAACGGCGCGCGGCTCTTTCAGGGCGATGAGCGCACCCAACGCGGCGTCGCGGGTGGCCTCGTCGTCGTTGGTCAAAAGATCTAACAGGCGCGGCACCTCCTGGTGCAGTTGGCGCTGGCCTGCAAGGCGGATCGCCTCTTCCCGCAGGTCGCCGCCGTCGGCGGTCAGCGCGATGTGAATGGACTCCGGCGAGGCGCTTCGCAGCTTCAGGCGCGCCAGCGCTCCATCCAGCAGATCGACGGCCACGCGCTCGGCCAGCGTGGCGAACACTTGCTGCTGCAACGCCCGGCTGGCGGCGGCGCTGGCGCCTTTGGAGACCACGTAGGTTTTCTCGCCCTCTCCCTCCAGCTGCTCGTC of the Polyangia bacterium genome contains:
- a CDS encoding outer membrane beta-barrel domain-containing protein, translating into MKKRFALLLVALSVCLLPVAAQAQRQSPLADAPAIRKRLELRAIRLEFGGGGGTTLNQDFYHSVFVNLKLGFHFTDWLSLSAFGGFVVSNMETGFQSQLVDSLKTPDPTRPAPTPADAKASMSKIKQILAAQLEFAPFTGKYSLFGKLFAHYDFYLFGGPGFLNLEPTDSSVPACSSTNTGQSCGVTGYKLGANFGVGVHSYLNQFLALNLELRDIMASINPAGRDTNGDQKANASDSTWQSTYMVSLNIVLYLPATADISP
- a CDS encoding sigma 54-interacting transcriptional regulator, translated to MAVANPVGTVEMAVSGTPAPGERLVGRYQLGERMGRGAAGETFRAIDETIGAPCAVKVFDEANAGGRAGETFRRLRSLDHPGLVKVHDVGVTTGGRVFLVMDLVNGPPLSSISALTDESARRRAFESAARALADAVAYLHARALVHADICPANVRLRPDGQPVLLDFDLALPAAPTGGAAFTASAARGTLGYAAPEALIGQVSPASDLFGLGATLFEAWTGAPPFGLGLQAVQRMLSTRAPLLSKVRAGLPAEWDALLARLLAQQPRHRHPSARDVLRDIIRAGEGETVSIAVDLQAPFPDGDPLAGIVVGRAHEPEVIRLLVERLSEGSAPCAVLAVVGPPGSGRRTVIDLALAEAAVARAAGLLPPFFVWRTDLPALQKDLGVALSAGEDIDAPAERFAALAEALEKKAAAAPLCLVLRGGPDDVAWARALASAEPSGNVLLLLPTTEALALPSARAVTVGPLSATAIAELVSAAAGAAAPAAALKALVRVSAGHAATVAVLARPLVEDLRRGRGAEHRVESTPDLPRLLAAAFRGLPSGPRQWLAAVSLQSAGAGVELKDLAADAQEDAAHAARRAGWVLEGEGEGPRLASAVHEQAVLDALGDNDLRGVALAATRRLPIDDPRRAAAHAAVGEGAAAAAVYRAAAQAAAAVGDFARAAGWLQRAADHQAHCLTLDDRLTLVTGLGALGRYGAAESALDAAAGSVASADEQRRVGERRAWLQGRQGRMGDAIATLQSTLAAAAEPASPSAAVTSDRLRTRLGRLLVSAGRYGEATLVLAPLLARDADGKDRDDGAALETAVLARAYAGDLIEARALHRRWAAKVARTGAGGPSSRADYVGGLLDQLGGCLAEAAAGYERARTLCAASNDVHTEAAVVLNLAAVLAEQGRYAGALAASERAIRLLARLGSTAELGTALLNAANLLVVLGDLGAARRAVTRALDEASARGGGAMLGYARFVEGDLQRRQGDSAAAVAAYQSARRHLVDAGQAHAARQVALALVEAWAVAGRLEDGRALLAEVQDGPAASAGAAAVAPDVEHEQATARLLLAGGTADGEINRPSLVGARLVALAQQAQHQTRLPLAWRAMLLGARLFHRAGDEDQARRALINARGIFQEVRMATPDAHQSGLDADPDALWLAGPAGGGANAGDAALALRAARSEDRLRRLLRVNKRLNSELRLSRLLETIIDCVIELTDAERGFILLEDEAGELAVRAARNIDQRTLEAAEFELSRSIARRAADGQAPIVTVDATGDERFKQALSVSDLHLRSVLAVPLLIKGKSAGTIYVDHRLRKGAFADDDVALVLDFAEQAAIAIENARLLSELRRRERQVEALNRRLEVELSARREELSGMKQELRENREALAVRYDYRNIVGRTPRMLELFRLLDRVTDTALPVVIQGESGTGKELVARAIHFNGPRRERPFVSENCAAIPETLLESTLFGYVRGAFTGAEHDTRGLFEIADGGTLFLDEVAEMSPGMQGKLLRVLQEGEFRRVGGERTRKVDVRIVAATNRDLTRLVDEGKFRQDLFFRLNVARIFLPPLRERREDIPLIIEHFLARPSGGARKPLDPAALTRLIAYRWPGNVRELENEIVRAVALSGERVTTSDLSPAIATNTDAGAVLSDDPDSLHLRRRVERLERSLVREALARCGNNQTKAAVVLGLSRFGLQKKLKRYRLV
- a CDS encoding HEAT repeat domain-containing protein — translated: MPPPFLGMVSVHDLSPAGSVAVTLDTDALEESLRRRLLKSGVVVAPATTDGSAGDDPAAAPPTVRLRGEVALDGAEVPGKALARVAVRMQLDTRPSDAPGAIDEQLEGEGEKTYVVSKGASAAASRALQQQVFATLAERVAVDLLDGALARLKLRSASPESIHIALTADGGDLREEAIRLAGQRQLHQEVPRLLDLLTNDDEATRDAALGALIALKEPRAVSVLTKSRSLRDRREMRKIIEALSLLGGEEALDYLSFVAATHDDDEIRGQAAQAHERLLRRLDAGH